The window AGGAAAAACGCGACTTTAACTGGTCGCGTTTTTATAATAAATTATGGATTATTTAGCAAAAAGCGTTACTAAAAATGGTCATTTCCGTGCCTATATTACTGATGCATCGGATACTGTTAAACAGATGACTCAAATGCACAAAATGAGTCCTGATGCGGCAGTTGTTTTGGGACGAACTTTGATTGCAACTGCTTTGATGGGAACTTCTTTATTAAAAGGAGACGATCAAATGCATATTAGTATTAACGGTCGCGGTCCGATTGGGCAAATTGTTACTGAAACTAATTCTAAAGCGGAACTTCGTGGTTATGTTACCAGTCCAAAAGTGGTTGCGAAGATTAATGCAAATGGCGAAGCAGATATTTCTAATCTTGTAGGTTTAAATGGTACTTTAAGGGTGACAAAAGTTCACCGAGGATTAGAACCATATACTGGCGAAGTAAAACTCGTTACTGGCCAAATCGGCGATGATTTTACTTATTATTTGGCTCAATCTGAGCAGATTCCGAGTGCCGTCGGCGTTTCAGTATTTGTCGATTCAAATGGCGAGGTCAAATCTGCTGGTGGTTTTTTGCTTCAAACCCTACCCGGAGCCAGTGATGCTGAATTGGATTTGCTTGAACAGCATTTAAGAAAAATGCCGAATATTTCTTCAATGTTGTCCGAAGGATTGAGTGCAAGTCAGATTTTGGCACAATTGTTTTCCAATCTGAAAGTTGATATTCTTGAAACAATTCCGTTAAAAACAGCTGACGAATTACCGAAAAAATGGTATGCCAATGCAATTGAAACCTTGCCGGAAAAAGAAATTCAAGCAATGATTGATGAAGATCATGGGGCGGAAATTGTTGGCCGTTTTACAGAAAAAAAATACAATTTTTCTGAAGAAGAATTAAAAAAGATTTTATCCTTGAAAAGGGACAAAAAATCAGATAGATAATAGCTTTCTGCTACACTATATAAGTATTGTTTAAGGGATTTTATGACAGAAAAAATAGATACAGAATTAAATGATCAACTCCGAGTGCGTCGTCAGAAGCTCCAAGCGTTGAAAGATGATTTAGGGATTGATCCCTTTGGTCATCGTTTCGAACGAGATTCATATGCCAAGGATATTCATTCCTTTGCTGATAACAAAAGTAAAGAAGAATTAGACGCTGCAAAAAAGCATGTGATTATAGCTGGAAGAATCATGGCAAAACGTGGAGCCGGTAAAATTATTTTTGCCGATATTAGAGATGTTTCCGGAACGGTTCAAATTTATGCTCGTCGTGATGATTTGGCAGATAATTATGCCTTGATTCGTCGTGCCGACCTTGGCGATATTTTAGGATTTTCCGGTACCATTATGAAAACCGATGCCGGCGAGACAACCATTTTGATTGATAAATTAACTTGGTTATCAAAAGCACTTCGGCCCTTGCCGGATAAATACCATGGTTTAACAGATATTGATACTCGTTATCGCAAACGCTATTTGGATTTGATTTCCAATCCGAAATCTTTTGATGTTTTTATTAAACGTTCTAAAATTGTTAAGGCAATTCGAAATTACATGGATTCAATTGGTTTTCTCGAAGTTGAAACACCGATTTTACAAAATTCAGCTGGCGGTGCTGCTGCCCGTCCTTTTGTCACTCACCATAATGCGCTTGATATTGATATGTATTTACGAATTGCGACGGAACTTTATTTAAAACGATTAATTGTTGGTGGTATGGAACGTGTCTATGAAATAGGTCGGATCTTTAGGAATGAAGGTATGGACACACGCCATAATCCTGAATTCACCACACTTGAATCTTATGGGGCTTACTGGGATTTATCTGATGTGATGACAGAGACGGAAAATATTATTCGTGTCGCTGCCAAATCAATCAATGAAGATGGTGTTATTGATTATCAAGGTCATCAGATTGATCTTAGTCGGGATTTTGCCAAGAAGTCAATGACTGAATTGATTAAAGAAAAGACTGGAATTGATTTTGATAAAAAGATTGATTTAGAAACTGCACAAAAATTGGCTAATGAAAATAATGTTAAATATGAAAGTTTCTGGGGTGTTGGTCATATCATTGCTGAATTCTTCGATACTTTTGTTGAAAAAAGCTTAATTGAGCCAACCTTTGTCTATCATTTTCCTTTGGAGGTCAGCCCATTGGCTAAAAAAGAGGATGATAATCCAGATTTTGTTCAGCGTTTTGAGTTATATATAGCCGGCGGCGAGTATGGTAACGCGTTTACTGAATTGAATGATCCAATTGATCAACGCAAGCGTTTTGAAGCTCAAGCAGCTGAGCGTGAAAACGGGAACGACGAAGCTGAATCAATTGATGAAGATTACATCGAAGCTCTTGAACATGGAATGGCACCTACTGGAGGTCTAGGAATTGGTATCGATCGCTTAACAATGCTACTGACAAATCAGACTTCAGTCAGAGATGTTCTTTTATTCCCAACGATGAGAAACTAAAAACTTGCTTAGGCAAGTTTTTTTAATTGTTCTAGAATTATCTACATGCAAAATAATGAAAAAAAATCCGAACTAAATATTTTTTTAACCTCAATTCCAAAAGTTCTTTCGAGTAAAATTTCAATTATCATCTTTCTTATTTTATTCGTTTATTTGGTTATTTTTGGAATACTTGGTCTACTTCCAGCCTTTAAAGTGCTTGAACCTACTAATACTGCTCAGCTAATTCTCGGTAATTACACAAATGTTTTGTCGGCACTGGGCGCTGCAATTGCTGCTGGTGTTGGTACTAGTGTGCATAAACATATTCGCGCACATCGGCAGCAAACAGCTGATTTACAGGCAACTGTTGATCGTTTGGAAAAAGAAATTACTCAGTTATCAAAGCAAATTTCTGATTCAAAATAACTTTTTTGCTTGCTTGTCTCTGATTCTCAGGACAAGAATTAACAAAATAACGGCGAAAATAGTACTGATGGCAAAACTTGCAAGCATGCCTCCCATTGATATCTGAGCTGGTTTTGAAATAATAGTCAAGACTTGGCTGATGATTAAAACACCAATTACACCGGCAATCTGACGAACTGTTGTAATTAAAGCCGTACCATGGGGAATTAAATCTTTTTCTAAAGCATTATTTGCATAAGTTACGGCCGGCATCATCATAAAAGCATTGCCGGATTCAACAAGTGCCGCAAAAATAATTGCTAAAATCCAAAGTTTTATTTGAGCTGTAATTAAAAGACCAAGAAAACCAACTAAAATCATTGAAGAACCAATCAACATTGTTATTTTCAAACCAAATTTCTTCATTACTTCAGTCGAACGTCGGTTTAAAATACTTAAACTGATGGCGGCTGGAACCATCATTAGACCAGACCATAAAGCGTTTACCCCAAGAATTTTTTGGAAATAAATCGGCATTAGTACCGTTGCTACAATTAAAGCGATATATGATCCGGCTGTTAGAAACATTCCTAAGCGAAAAGCGGCATTTTTTAAAACTCTTAAATCAAGTAGCGGCTCTTTAATTGAAAATTGCCGTTGAACAAAATATCCAAATAAGAGCAAGCCGACAAAGAAAATAAAAAGCAATGAAATTGTGATTTTTGTGGTCATTGTTTGCAAAGCATAGAGAAGCATTATGAGACCTATCAAACTTATTGAAGAAAT of the Oenococcus sp. UCMA 16435 genome contains:
- the hslO gene encoding Hsp33 family molecular chaperone HslO; this encodes MDYLAKSVTKNGHFRAYITDASDTVKQMTQMHKMSPDAAVVLGRTLIATALMGTSLLKGDDQMHISINGRGPIGQIVTETNSKAELRGYVTSPKVVAKINANGEADISNLVGLNGTLRVTKVHRGLEPYTGEVKLVTGQIGDDFTYYLAQSEQIPSAVGVSVFVDSNGEVKSAGGFLLQTLPGASDAELDLLEQHLRKMPNISSMLSEGLSASQILAQLFSNLKVDILETIPLKTADELPKKWYANAIETLPEKEIQAMIDEDHGAEIVGRFTEKKYNFSEEELKKILSLKRDKKSDR
- the lysS gene encoding lysine--tRNA ligase, which codes for MTEKIDTELNDQLRVRRQKLQALKDDLGIDPFGHRFERDSYAKDIHSFADNKSKEELDAAKKHVIIAGRIMAKRGAGKIIFADIRDVSGTVQIYARRDDLADNYALIRRADLGDILGFSGTIMKTDAGETTILIDKLTWLSKALRPLPDKYHGLTDIDTRYRKRYLDLISNPKSFDVFIKRSKIVKAIRNYMDSIGFLEVETPILQNSAGGAAARPFVTHHNALDIDMYLRIATELYLKRLIVGGMERVYEIGRIFRNEGMDTRHNPEFTTLESYGAYWDLSDVMTETENIIRVAAKSINEDGVIDYQGHQIDLSRDFAKKSMTELIKEKTGIDFDKKIDLETAQKLANENNVKYESFWGVGHIIAEFFDTFVEKSLIEPTFVYHFPLEVSPLAKKEDDNPDFVQRFELYIAGGEYGNAFTELNDPIDQRKRFEAQAAERENGNDEAESIDEDYIEALEHGMAPTGGLGIGIDRLTMLLTNQTSVRDVLLFPTMRN
- a CDS encoding multidrug efflux MFS transporter → MSNLSDIQKKFFINVLLATSFTFSISQSAMTTIYPTLMKHFSVTVSSVQWLTTGFMLVMVLMMPLSPWFLKNVPFKAFLLSLQIIFIFGTLIAITAENFGLLVIGRLLEGAAVGLLFPSFQSVILSITPEEKRLTQMGLVGLVMGSALAVGPIVSGVMLEIFDWQAVFSFFLLILIILFLLSLRFIKNVMPHEPYRFDIISSISLIGLIMLLYALQTMTTKITISLLFIFFVGLLLFGYFVQRQFSIKEPLLDLRVLKNAAFRLGMFLTAGSYIALIVATVLMPIYFQKILGVNALWSGLMMVPAAISLSILNRRSTEVMKKFGLKITMLIGSSMILVGFLGLLITAQIKLWILAIIFAALVESGNAFMMMPAVTYANNALEKDLIPHGTALITTVRQIAGVIGVLIISQVLTIISKPAQISMGGMLASFAISTIFAVILLILVLRIRDKQAKKLF